The Leifsonia williamsii genome includes a region encoding these proteins:
- a CDS encoding adenylate kinase: protein MTRLLIVGPPGAGKGTQASRITSVYGIPDISTGDIFRANIKNETPLGVQVKAIVDAGDYVPDSLTNQLVADRLGEDDAKDGFLLDGYPRTLAQVDYLDDLLGSQGQKLDAVIQLVADQDELVARLTKRAQEQGRADDSEEAIRHRQEVYLRETSPLIDVFRERGLLVEVDGLGDIDQVGERINAALAERGIVPRAAAR from the coding sequence TTGACCCGTTTGCTGATCGTCGGACCCCCCGGAGCGGGCAAGGGCACTCAGGCCTCCCGCATCACCTCCGTGTACGGGATCCCCGACATCTCGACGGGCGACATCTTCCGCGCGAACATCAAGAACGAGACGCCGCTCGGTGTGCAGGTCAAGGCCATCGTGGACGCCGGCGACTACGTTCCGGACAGCCTCACCAACCAGCTGGTCGCGGACCGGCTGGGGGAGGACGACGCGAAAGACGGGTTCCTTCTCGACGGCTATCCGCGCACGCTCGCGCAGGTGGACTACCTCGACGACCTGCTCGGCTCGCAGGGGCAGAAGCTCGACGCCGTGATCCAGCTGGTCGCCGACCAGGACGAGCTCGTGGCCCGGCTCACCAAGCGGGCGCAGGAGCAGGGCAGGGCCGACGACTCCGAGGAGGCGATCCGCCACCGCCAGGAGGTCTACCTCCGCGAGACGTCGCCCCTGATCGACGTGTTCCGTGAGCGCGGCCTCCTCGTCGAGGTCGACGGCCTCGGCGACATCGACCAGGTCGGCGAGCGGATCAACGCGGCTCTCGCGGAGCGCGGCATCGTTCCGCGCGCCGCGGCTCGCTGA
- the secY gene encoding preprotein translocase subunit SecY, which produces MFSAVARIFRTPDLRRKIGFTLGIIALFRLGSFIPAPFVDFGNVQTCLNANQDTSGLYSLVNLFSGGALLKLSIFALGIMPYITASIIVQLLRVVIPRFETLYKEGQAGQAKLTQYTRYLTIALGVLQSTTLITVARSGALFGTTAVSQCTQLITDDSWYAIMLMVITMTAGTGLIMWMGELVTERGIGNGMSLLIFTSIAAQFPSSLWAVGQSQGIEILLVVIAIGLLIVAGVVFVEQSQRRIPVQYAKRMVGRRTYGGNNTYIPIKVNMAGVVPVIFASSLLYLPALIAQFNQPAAGKAPAPWVTWITNYLTKGDHPLYMLLYFLLIVGFTYFYVAITFNPEEVADNMKKYGGFIPGIRAGRPTAEYLDYVLTRVTLPGSFYLGIIALIPLVAFALIGASQNFMFGGTSILIIVGVGLETVKQIDSQLQQRHYEGLLR; this is translated from the coding sequence TTGTTCAGCGCCGTCGCGCGGATCTTCCGCACCCCGGACCTTCGCCGCAAGATCGGCTTCACCCTGGGCATCATCGCCCTCTTCCGGCTCGGGTCCTTCATTCCCGCGCCGTTCGTCGACTTCGGTAACGTTCAGACCTGCCTGAACGCCAACCAGGACACCTCCGGCCTCTATTCGCTGGTCAACCTGTTCTCAGGTGGTGCCCTCCTCAAACTCTCGATCTTCGCGCTCGGCATCATGCCGTACATCACCGCGTCGATCATCGTGCAGCTGCTGCGCGTGGTCATCCCGCGCTTCGAGACCCTCTACAAGGAGGGCCAGGCCGGCCAGGCCAAGCTCACGCAGTACACGCGCTACCTCACGATCGCCCTGGGCGTCCTCCAGTCGACGACCCTGATCACCGTCGCCCGCTCCGGTGCGCTGTTCGGCACCACCGCGGTCTCGCAGTGCACGCAGCTCATCACGGACGACTCCTGGTACGCGATCATGCTGATGGTCATCACGATGACCGCCGGCACCGGCCTCATCATGTGGATGGGCGAGCTGGTGACCGAGCGCGGCATCGGCAACGGCATGTCGCTCCTGATCTTCACGTCGATCGCGGCGCAGTTCCCGTCCTCCCTCTGGGCGGTCGGCCAGTCGCAGGGCATCGAGATCCTGCTGGTCGTGATCGCGATCGGATTGCTGATCGTGGCGGGCGTCGTCTTCGTCGAACAGTCGCAGCGGCGCATCCCCGTTCAATACGCAAAACGGATGGTCGGACGTCGCACCTACGGCGGCAACAACACGTACATCCCGATCAAGGTGAACATGGCGGGCGTCGTCCCGGTGATCTTCGCCTCGTCGCTGCTGTACCTGCCGGCGCTGATCGCGCAGTTCAACCAGCCGGCCGCCGGCAAGGCTCCCGCCCCCTGGGTGACCTGGATCACGAACTACCTGACCAAGGGCGACCACCCGCTCTACATGCTGCTCTACTTCCTCCTGATCGTGGGCTTCACGTACTTCTACGTGGCGATCACCTTCAACCCGGAGGAGGTCGCGGACAACATGAAGAAGTACGGCGGCTTCATCCCCGGCATCCGCGCGGGTCGGCCGACCGCCGAGTACCTCGACTACGTGCTGACGCGGGTCACCCTGCCCGGCTCGTTCTACCTCGGCATCATCGCGCTCATCCCGCTGGTCGCGTTCGCGCTGATCGGCGCGAGTCAGAACTTCATGTTCGGCGGCACGTCCATCCTGATCATCGTCGGCGTGGGTCTCGAGACGGTCAAGCAGATCGACTCGCAGCTCCAGCAGCGACACTACGAAGGGCTTCTGCGTTGA
- the rplO gene encoding 50S ribosomal protein L15, with protein sequence MADDKPTTAAAEKPAAEKKAPAKKAATTKAAAEKPATEKKAPAKKAPAKAAADKAAADTKDETVSAPAKKTSAKKDVAAPREQVLKVHHLRPAAGAKKDKTRVGRGEGSKGKTAGRGTKGTKARYSVRPGFQGGQLPFHMRTPKLRGFKNPFRVEYQVVNLEKLAELYPAGGDVTVADLVAKGAVRKNEKVKVLGNGDIAVKLNVAVDKVSGSAEQKIVAAGGSVK encoded by the coding sequence ATGGCTGACGACAAGCCCACTACCGCGGCTGCCGAGAAGCCGGCTGCCGAGAAGAAGGCCCCGGCTAAGAAGGCCGCGACCACCAAGGCCGCTGCTGAGAAGCCGGCGACCGAGAAGAAGGCTCCGGCCAAGAAGGCTCCGGCGAAGGCCGCTGCCGACAAGGCTGCCGCCGACACCAAGGACGAGACCGTCTCCGCCCCGGCGAAGAAGACCTCGGCCAAGAAGGACGTCGCTGCTCCCCGCGAGCAGGTCCTGAAGGTCCACCACCTCCGTCCGGCCGCGGGCGCCAAGAAGGACAAGACCCGCGTCGGACGCGGTGAGGGTTCGAAGGGCAAGACCGCCGGCCGCGGTACCAAGGGAACCAAGGCGCGCTACTCGGTGCGCCCGGGCTTCCAGGGTGGCCAGCTGCCGTTCCACATGCGGACCCCGAAGCTCCGCGGCTTCAAGAACCCGTTCCGGGTGGAGTACCAGGTCGTGAACCTGGAGAAGCTCGCCGAGCTGTACCCGGCCGGTGGCGACGTGACCGTCGCCGACCTGGTCGCCAAGGGTGCGGTACGCAAGAACGAGAAGGTGAAGGTTCTCGGCAACGGTGACATTGCGGTTAAGCTGAACGTTGCGGTCGACAAGGTCTCCGGCTCTGCTGAGCAGAAGATCGTCGCCGCCGGCGGCTCCGTCAAGTAG
- the rpmD gene encoding 50S ribosomal protein L30, giving the protein MAARLKITQIKSKVSEKQYQRDTLRSLGLKRIGDVVVREDNPQNRGYVNTVAHLVKVEEID; this is encoded by the coding sequence ATGGCTGCGCGTCTGAAGATCACGCAGATCAAGTCGAAAGTGAGCGAGAAGCAGTACCAGCGCGACACGTTGCGCAGCCTGGGACTGAAGCGCATCGGTGACGTCGTCGTCCGCGAGGACAACCCGCAGAACCGCGGGTACGTCAACACCGTCGCTCACCTGGTGAAGGTTGAGGAGATCGACTAA